GTGGGGGAGTGTTCGAGGCGAATGCTGCCGCATTTGTCTAATTGCTAACCGCTAATTGCTAACCGCTAATTGCTAACCGCTAATTGCTAACCGCTTCCCATGAACCTTGACGAAGAACTCTGCCTTTGTTTCCACGTCTCGAAGCGCAAGGTGGTGAACTTTCTGCGCGTCGAGCGGCCGCAGCGCGCCAGCCAGTTAAGCCAGTGCTTCGGCGCGGGCACCGGTTGCGGCTGGTGCCGGGCCTATCTGACGCGATTGTTCGAGGAATATCAGGCTGGCCAGGTCGGCAGCGCTGCCGACCTCGCCGCGGCCGATTACGCTAAGCAACGAGCTGCGTACATCCGCGCCGGCGGCGGCACGCCGCCACCCGGGGCAACGCCGGTGCCGGAGGCGAGTGATGAATGATGAGTGCTGAGTGATGATTAGCTGCCTTTCACAACTGACAACGGACCACTGACAGGAATCGCGATGTACGTTTGCCGATCGATTTATGCCCCA
Above is a genomic segment from Planctomycetota bacterium containing:
- a CDS encoding (2Fe-2S)-binding protein, with the translated sequence MNLDEELCLCFHVSKRKVVNFLRVERPQRASQLSQCFGAGTGCGWCRAYLTRLFEEYQAGQVGSAADLAAADYAKQRAAYIRAGGGTPPPGATPVPEASDE